The Lycium ferocissimum isolate CSIRO_LF1 chromosome 10, AGI_CSIRO_Lferr_CH_V1, whole genome shotgun sequence genome window below encodes:
- the LOC132033424 gene encoding putative receptor protein kinase ZmPK1 has translation MEVPILILVLASLVTFSISSYSSTIFSLSEGSLSAPQDSISSPNRKFTAGFYSVGDNAYFFAIWFTKQLADGTNTVVWMANRDQPINGQKSHLSLLKSGNLVLIDANQINVWESGTQSSSSSVELMLLDNGNLVLVTYEGQRLWQSFDSPTDTLLPEQPLTKTSKLVSRRSPTNSSSGFYQLHFNEDNVLHLVFDGIEMTSVFWPSPWLIVWDAGRSTYNDSKNAVLDRFGNFGSSDLFGFHSADHGVELQRRFTLDVDGNLRLYSLDKLGNTWKVSWQLFLAACRVHGVCGLNSLCSYDPISGKKCSCIPGYKMRNPKDWSYGCEPDFEISCNDTSSLDFIPLRHVEFYGYDIAYYRNKTLQECKNLCLKSCDCKGFEYKYVVGNGTYGCYPKTHLFNGYVQPSWPDFVYLKVPKSGHAWQEKNEGNLQCDDKKVMLDRAYRRKGQYGWIKSFIWSVVVAGVFEILCILTYFIKTRQHSYQTNQGYLQLSTRFKKFTYAELKKASSNFSEEIGRGGGGIVYKGKLSDDRVAAIKSLNCSNYQGEAEFLAEVSTIGNLNHMNLIELWGYCAEGKHRLLVYEYMEYGSLSDNLHANNLDWEKRFEIALGTAKGLAYLHEECLEWVLHCDVKPENILLDSNYKPKVADFGLSKILNRGGLDNSSFSTIRGTRGYMAPEWVFKMPITSKVDVYSYGIVLLEMITGKSPEVCAHSGSGHDDSMGLGKLVTWIREKMRESSEGKSWIQEIVDPALDGKFDPEKMEILLKLALQCSAEDRDARPTMSEVVDKMVHPENLELKIDMLI, from the exons ATGGAGGTACCAATTTTGATTCTTGTTTTGGCTTCACTTGTTACAttctcaatttcatcttattccTCAACAATCTTTAGTTTATCTGAAGGTTCACTTTCAGCTCCACAAGATTCCATTTCATCTCCAAATAGAAAATTCACTGCTGGATTTTACTCTGTTGGTGATAATGCTTACTTCTTTGCAATATGGTTCACTAAGCAATTGGCTGATGGAACCAACACTGTTGTTTGGATGGCTAACCGTGATCAACCGATCAACGGACAAAAATCACATCTTTCACTGCTCAAATCAGGCAACCTGGTACTTATCGATGCGAATCAGATCAATGTTTGGGAATCTGGAACACAATCATCAAGTTCTTCTGTCGAGTTAATGTTGCTGGATAATGGCAACCTTGTTCTTGTGACTTATGAAGGTCAAAGATTATGGCAAAGCTTTGATTCACCTACGGATACACTTCTTCCTGAACAACCACTAACAAAAACCTCAAAGCTTGTGTCACGTAGAAGCCCCACCAATTCCTCTTCAGGGTTTTACCAGTTACATTTTAATGAAGATAATGTCCTACATCTTGTCTTTGATGGCATAGAGATGACAAGTGTTTTCTGGCCTAGTCCGTGGTTAATCGTTTGGGATGCAG GTCGGTCCACCTACAATGACAGCAAAAATGCAGTTCTTGACCGTTTTGGCAATTTTGGGTCGAGTGATCTATTTGGATTCCATTCTGCTGATCATGGTGTGGAATTGCAAAGAAGATTTACCCTTGACGTAGATGGCAACCTTCGATTGTACAGCCTAGATAAGCTGGGTAACACTTGGAAAGTTTCTTGGCAGTTATTTTTAGCAGCTTGTAGGGTTCATGGAGTTTGTGGATTGAACAGTTTGTGTTCCTATGATCCTATCTCTGGCAAAAAATGCTCTTGTATACCAGGATACAAGATGAGAAATCCCAAAGATTGGTCGTATGGTTGTGAACCAGATTTTGAGATTTCATGCAATGATACAAGTTCGTTGGATTTCATTCCTCTTCGCCATGTTGAGTTTTACGGGTATGATATTGCGTATTATCGCAATAAAACCTTGCAAGAATGCAAAAATTTGTGCTTGAAAAGTTGCGACTGCAAAGGTTTTGAATACAAGTATGTTGTGGGTAATGGTACCTATGGTTGTTACCCGAAAACGCATCTGTTCAATGGCTATGTTCAGCCTAGTTGGCCTGATTTTGTTTACCTGAAAGTGCCTAAATCAGGACACGCCTGGCAGGAAAAGAATGAAGGAAACCTCCAATGTGACGATAAAAAAGTGATGTTGGATAGAGCTTATAGAAGAAAAGGACAATATGGATGGATAAAGTCATTCATTTGGTCAGTCGTTGTAGCTGGAGTCTTTGAGATTCTCTGTATTCTCACTTACTTTATTAAAACCAGACAACATTCATATCAAACCAATCAAGGATACCTTCAACTttcaacaagattcaagaaattCACCTATGCTGAGCTTAAGAAGGCCTCTTCCAATTTCAGCGAAGAAATAGGCCGAGGGGGCGGTGGCATTGTGTACAAAGGGAAATTATCTGATGACAGAGTTGCAGCTATAAAGTCTCTGAATTGTTCCAACTACCAAGGAGAAGCTGAATTTCTAGCAGAAGTGAGCACTATAGGGAACCTTAATCACATGAATTTGATAGAGTTATGGGGATATTGTGCTGAGGGAAAGCACAGGCTTTTAGTTTATGAGTACATGGAATATGGTTCTTTGTCAGATAATTTGCATGCCAACAATCTTGATTGGGAAAAAAGGTTTGAAATTGCTTTGGGAACAGCCAAAGGACTTGCATACTTGCATGAAGAGTGCTTAGAATGGGTCTTGCATTGTGATGTAAAGCCTGAGAACATACTTCTAGATTCCAATTACAAGCCAAAGGTTGCTGATTTTGGGCTTTCAAAGATATTAAACAGAGGGGGCTTGGATAATTCAAGCTTTTCCACGATAAGGGGGACGAGAGGATATATGGCTCCCGAATGGGTTTTTAAGATGCCTATTACATCCAAAGTCGATGTCTATAGTTATGGCATTGTTTTATTGGAAATGATCACGGGAAAGAGTCCAGAAGTTTGTGCTCATAGTGGCTCCGGACATGATGATTCTATGGGACTAGGGAAGTTGGTCACTTGGATTAGAGAGAAAATGCGCGAATCCAGTGAAGGGAAATCATGGATTCAAGAAATTGTGGATCCAGCTTTGGATGGTAAATTTGACCCGGAGAAAATGGAGATTCTATTGAAGTTAGCTTTGCAGTGTTCAGCGGAAGACCGAGATGCAAGACCTACAATGAGCGAGGTGGTGGATAAAATGGTTCAT